A region from the Canis lupus dingo isolate Sandy chromosome 9, ASM325472v2, whole genome shotgun sequence genome encodes:
- the LOC118355638 gene encoding basic proline-rich protein-like produces the protein MQVLEPENITFRLLVGRYFLWGSTGAGGGGGGGLGVLPAQHGRHRGEPELQCSGPGFPWRRPPAQQVQPLPLPTPSPHRGSIDAFLPIPAAAPSSGQRGPCLVDRGSSGRIKAPKDVRVLLQPCLQGTGLRGVGDCPPAPTPLGLHSGRGGGGSASEPRGHGTRARSLDAGSSWKLGKGEMECPLGSCCSGLAWRLQTGPPAGCPGDPVPSLLPEQGRTRSPQNPSPREPTSASSGKPARQGWGPCVLGLRWPLVCAGRGATRGRWSLPALHPCAPAPAPGPGVRPALLEWRSSRPRATGAHPGLPHPRGASPPCPSHRRPRPRPRPRAEPPGRSRSPLHLFIVMNSCRSLALSLRNSHLVK, from the exons ATGCAAGTCTTGGAGCCGGAAAATATTACTTTTCGTCTGTTGGTAGGAAGATACTTTCTGTGGGGAAGCacgggcgcggggggggggggtgggggggggctgggtGTCCTTCCTGCACAACACGGACGTCACCGCGGGGAGCCGGAGCTGCAGTGCTCAGGCCCCGGGTTTCCATGGCGACGCCCCCCAGCACAGCAGGtgcagcctctgcccctcccgacCCCTTCTCCCCACCGTGGCAGCATAGACGCTTTCCTTCCCAttcccgccgccgccccctcctcTGGCCAGAGGGGCCCCTGCCTTGTAGACAGAGGGAGCAGTGGGCGGATTAAAGCCCCTAAGGATGTCCGAGTCCTGCTCCAGCCGTGCCTCCAGGGCACTGGGCTTCGGGGTGTTGGAgactgtccccccgcccccacaccccTGGGCCTTCACAGTGGAAGAGGAGGCGGAGGGTCAGCGTCAGAGCCACGGGGACACGGGACACGGGCCCGGAGCCTGGACGCCGGCAGCTCCTGGAAGCTGGGAAAGGGGGAAATGGAGTGTCCCCTGGGATCCTGCTGCAGCGGCCTTGCCTGGCGTCTCCAGACCGG CCCACCTGCCGGCTGCCCTGGGGACCCTGTCCCGAGCCTCCTTCCAGAACAAGGACGCACACGATCCCCCCAGAACCCCTCACCCCGGGAGCCAACCAGCGCTTCCTCCGGGAAGCCCGCGCGGCAGGGATGGGGACCTTGCGTCCTGGGACTCAGGTGGCCCCTGGTCTGTGCTGGCCGCGGGGCGACACGAGGGCGCTGGAGCCTCCCCGCACTGCACCCCTGTGCCCCTGCGCCCGCCCCCGGACCTGGGGTGCGCCCCGCCCTGCTGGAGTGGAGGTCAAGCAGGCCTCGGGCGACCGGGGCACACCCaggtctcccccacccccgcggcGCCAGCCCTCCATGCCCCTCCCACAgaaggccccgcccccgcccccgcccccgggccgaGCCACCAGGCCGCAGCCGGTCACCTCTGCACTTGTTTATTGTCATGAACAGTTGCCGATCGCTCGCGCTTTCACTCCGCAATTCTCATTTGGtaaaataa